In Beijerinckiaceae bacterium, the sequence GGCGCGGCCTGCTCCTGCTCCTGTTTCTCTTTGGTATCTTTTTCGATCTGGCGCCAGCGCTGAACATTGCGGCTATGCTGATCGAGCGTTTCGGAGAAGATATGCCCGCCCGTGCCGTCGGCGACAAAATAAAGATCCTGGGTGCGGGAGGGGTTGGCAACCGCCTCGAGCGCCGCGCGGCCGGGATTGGCGATGGGTCCAGGCGGCAAGCCCTCGTTCGTATACGTATTGTAAGGCGTGGCTTTGTCGACTTCCGCGCGGGAAAGCCCCCTGCCGAGGCTGCCTTTGCCGCCAACCAATCCATAGACGATCGTTGGATCCGACTGCAGGCGCATTCTTTTCTGCAAACGGTTCAGGAACACGCTGGCGACCCGCGGCCGCTCGTCCGCCTTGCCGGTTTCCTTTTCGACGATCGAGGCCAGAGTCACCAGATCATAAGGGGAGCGCAGGGGCAGGCCATTGGTTCGGCGCGACCAAATCTGGTCGACAACCCGCTTTTGATCGTCCTGCATCTTCTTCACAAGGTCGGCGCGCAAGGTCCCGCGCGCGACCTTATAAGTTTCCGGCAGCAGGCTGCCTTCCTTCGGCAGGTCCGCAAGATCGCCCTGTAGGACATCGCTCTCACGGAGCCGCTCGACGATCTGTTCGCTCGTTAGCCCTTCGGGAATGGTGATCGCGTGCAGAACCTGCTTGCCATTGACCAGCGTATCGATCACGTCGCGCAAACTGGCATTCTGTTTGAACATATATTCGCCGGCCTTGACCTTGGACCGGTTGCCTTCGAGCAGCAGCGCGAGATTGAGCGCAAAAGCATTGTCGATGACACCTTCGCGATCAAGTTCGGCGATAATATCGGGAACCTCGGTGCCCGGCGCGATATACAGAACTTTGTTGGTAGTGAGCGGGCCCGGCGCTCGCATGCGCTGCTGGCTCCAGACGATGCCGAAGACCCCGGCAACCGCCAAGATCAGCAGGAACGAGAGAAATCCGCTGAGGGCTGAGAGCGTCGGGCGTCTGCGGCTCGGCGGAATGGGCGGCGGTGGCGGCGCCGCGTCGGGCTGCAACGCCTCTTTCGGACTTTGCGGAGTCACTCTTTGGCCGGCAAACCGGCCGCCCCGACGGGTCGGCGCGGCGCGGTTTTGATCCAGGCCCTCGGCCGCATCGTCTTCATTCGGTTTTGAAGGCATGTCGCCCATCAAGCCAGCTCGCAAGTTTCACGTTGAGAGCAGTTTCCAGAACGAAAGCGCTCTAAGCTTCGAATATAGCGTATTTTTCCGGGCAAAGGAGAGTTCGCTCACCCCTCAAGGCCAAGTCCATCTATCCGGCCTGAAAAATATGGCGAATTCGGGTTCGAGGCCGGTCCCCCGCGGGTAGTGTCTCAGTTTGAAATTTAAACCGTCGGCCAGATCGCCGCGATCATGGAGCAAGCAGTCTGAATGTTGGCGACCCTTCTGGTAATATTGGCGGGGCCACGAACAACCGTTTCACGAGGTACGTCAATAACCATAGAAGTTGGAGAATGCGAAACGCCAAGATGGCCTAGAAATTGGGCGGCGTGCATGTGGGCAATAGTCGCCAAATGCCCGTTCGCTTCCGACCTACGATTTTCCGCGCCATCGCCAGCCGTTCCAATTGTGCAGCGAATAAAGACTTCACCGACCCGAGTCTCCCCACCGCGCGTTGCAACGCTGGCGACTGCGTCCGGCCAGACCGAAACCTCAACGCCAGAGATTATTAATGGGTCGCTCGGATTCGGGCCAGGCTGATAATTGGCCCCTCCGATATCAAGAGCGTTAATTGTCCGTTGGAATGTTTCGATCACTCCTAT encodes:
- a CDS encoding endolytic transglycosylase MltG, coding for MPSKPNEDDAAEGLDQNRAAPTRRGGRFAGQRVTPQSPKEALQPDAAPPPPPIPPSRRRPTLSALSGFLSFLLILAVAGVFGIVWSQQRMRAPGPLTTNKVLYIAPGTEVPDIIAELDREGVIDNAFALNLALLLEGNRSKVKAGEYMFKQNASLRDVIDTLVNGKQVLHAITIPEGLTSEQIVERLRESDVLQGDLADLPKEGSLLPETYKVARGTLRADLVKKMQDDQKRVVDQIWSRRTNGLPLRSPYDLVTLASIVEKETGKADERPRVASVFLNRLQKRMRLQSDPTIVYGLVGGKGSLGRGLSRAEVDKATPYNTYTNEGLPPGPIANPGRAALEAVANPSRTQDLYFVADGTGGHIFSETLDQHSRNVQRWRQIEKDTKEKQEQEQAAPEVDTTIPQGVPPAPPPSGERKSELGTGSSIYGSLPSSFGTTTANLPPSMLPYASAVTAINEVMPTTKNAQANKARGKTAQKVSAFTWGPGLDELGITVQAPKPTSAAAVLDGPVGQSDAEDGPAGRDMTFPVSTDRLAEQKSRAAGLSQNSDDLADRSDEAGTSPAPQPQNAEAAVHRARAFDASEGTPLDPLRNKTYDLNYPKTVPAIR